In Vulpes lagopus strain Blue_001 chromosome 1, ASM1834538v1, whole genome shotgun sequence, a genomic segment contains:
- the SKOR2 gene encoding SKI family transcriptional corepressor 2 gives MASSPLPGPNDILLASPSSAFQPDALSQPRPGHANLKPNQVGQVILYGIPIVSLVIDGQERLCLAQISNTLLKNFSYNEIHNRRVALGITCVQCTPVQLEILRRAGAMPISSRRCGMITKREAERLCKSFLGENRPPKLPDNFAFDVSHECAWGCRGSFIPARYNSSRAKCIKCSYCSMYFSPNKFIFHSHRTPDAKYTQPDAANFNSWRRHLKLTDKSPQDELVFAWEDVKAMFNGGSRKRALPQPGAHPACHPLSSVKAAAVAAAAAVAGGGGLLGPHLLGAPPPPPPPPPLAELAGAPLAHHKRPRFDDDDDSLQEAAVVAAASLSAAAASLSVAAASGGSGAGAGGGGGCAGGGGGGAGAGAGAAAGAKGPRSYPVIPVPSKGSFGGVLQKFPGCGGLFPHPYTFPAAAAAFGLCHKKEDAGAAAEALGGAGAGAGAGAAGAAPKAGLSGLFWPAGRKDAFYPPFCMFWPPRTPGGLPVPTYLQPPPQPPSALGCALGESPALLRQAFLDLAEPGGAAAGADAAPPPPPGQPPPVVANGPGSGPPPPAGAAGARDALFESPPGGSGGDCSAGSTPPADPGAASGAGAAATAAGSAGARVPAPHHPHLLEGRKAGGGSYHHSSAFRPVGGKDDAESLAKLHGASAGAPHAAPAHHHHHHHHHPHHHHHHPPQPPSPLLLLPPQPDEPGPERHHPGPPPPPPPPPPLTLQPHHRGLLSPGGTSCSYPSEDSSEDEDDEEEQEVDVDVEGHKPPEGEEEEEGRDPDDEEEEDEEAGVLLGDPLVGGGRYLQGRGLSEKGSSRDRAPAAPGAFPLALNSSRLLPEDGKLGDPGGSDLPPPPPPPPPPPPASQKASGGGGGSPGTGSPVHHPSLEEQPSYKDNQKAKENNQVILPTKDDSNFSDKNKEHSFFITDSDASGGDFWRERSGEHTQETNSPHSLKKDVENMGKEELQKVLFEQIDLRRRLEQEFQVLKGNTSFPVFNNFQDQMKRELAYREEMVQQLQIIPYAASLIRKEKLGAHLSKS, from the exons ATGGCTTCCAGCCCGCTGCCGGGGCCCAACGACATCCTGCTGGCATCGCCCTCGAGCGCCTTCCAGCCCGACGCGCTGAGCCAGCCGCGGCCGGGCCACGCCAACCTCAAACCCAACCAGGTGGGCCAGGTGATCCTCTACGGCATCCCCATCGTGTCGCTGGTGATCGACGGCCAGGAGCGCCTGTGCCTGGCGCAGATCTCCAACACGCTCCTCAAGAACTTCAGCTACAACGAGATCCACAACCGGCGCGTGGCGCTGGGCATCACGTGCGTGCAGTGCACGCCGGTGCAGCTGGAGATCCTGCGGCGCGCCGGGGCCATGCCCATCTCCTCGCGCCGCTGCGGCATGATCACCAAGCGGGAGGCCGAGCGCCTGTGCAAGTCGTTCCTGGGCGAAAACAGGCCGCCCAAGCTGCCCGACAACTTCGCCTTCGACGTGTCCCACGAGTGCGCCTGGGGCTGCCGCGGCAGCTTCATCCCCGCGCGCTACAACAGCTCCCGCGCCAAGTGCATCAAGTGCAGCTACTGCAGCATGTACTTCTCGCCCAACAAGTTCATCTTCCACTCGCACCGGACGCCCGACGCCAAGTACACGCAGCCGGACGCAGCCAACTTCAACTCGTGGCGCCGTCACCTCAAGCTCACGGACAAGAGTCCCCAGGACGAGCTCGTCTTCGCCTGGGAGGACGTCAAGGCCATGTTCAACGGCGGCAGCCGCAAGCGCGCGCTGCCCCAGCCCGGCGCGCATCCCGCCTGCCACCCGCTCAGCTCCGTCAAGGCGGccgcggtggcggcggcggcggcggtggcgggaGGCGGGGGCCTGCTGGGCCCGCACCTGCTcggggcgcccccgccgccgccgccgccgccccccctgGCCGAGCTGGCCGGCGCGCCCCTCGCCCACCACAAGCGGCCGCGCTTCGACGACGACGACGACTCGCTGCAGGAGGCGGCCGTGGTGGCGGCCGCCAGCCtctcggccgccgccgccagccTGTCGGTGGCCGCGGCCTCGGGCGGctccggggcgggcgcgggcggcgggggcggctgcgcgggcggcgggggcgggggcgcgggcgcgggcgcgggcgcggcggccgGAGCCAAAGGCCCGCGCAGCTACCCGGTCATCCCGGTGCCCAGCAAGGGCTCCTTCGGGGGAGTGCTGCAGAAGTTCCCGGGCTGCGGGGGGCTCTTCCCGCACCCCTACACCTTccccgccgcagccgccgccttCGGCCTGTGCCACAAGAAGGAGGACGCGGGCGCGGCGGCCGAGGCCctggggggcgcgggcgcgggcgcgggcgcgggcgcggcgggcgcggcgccCAAGGCCGGCCTGTCCGGCCTCTTCTGGCCCGCGGGCCGCAAGGACGCTTTCTACCCGCCGTTCTGCATGTTCTGGCCTCCGCGGACCCCAGGCGGGCTGCCGGTGCCCACGTACCTGCAGCCGCCGCCCCAGCCGCCCTCGGCGCTCGGCTGCGCGCTGGGAGAAAGCCCGGCCTTGCTGCGCCAGGCCTTCCTGGACCTGGCCGAGCCCGGCGGCGCGGCTGCGGGCGCCgacgccgcgcccccgcccccgcccggccagCCGCCCCCCGTGGTGGCCAACGGCCCGGGCTCCggccccccgcctcccgccgggGCCGCGGGCGCCCGCGACGCTCTCTTCGAGTCGCCCCCGGGCGGCAGCGGCGGGGACTGCAGCGCCGGCTCCACGCCGCCCGCGGACCCCGGCGCCGCgtcgggggccggggccgcggccaCCGCGGCGGGCTCGGCGGGAGCGCGAGTGCCCGCGCCCCACCACCCGCACCTCCTGGAGGGGCGCAAGGCGGGCGGGGGCAGCTACCACCACTCGAGCGCCTTCCGGCCCGTGGGCGGCAAGGACGACGCCGAGAGCCTGGCCAAGCTGCACGGGGCGTCGGCGGGGGCGCCGCACGCGGCCCCCgcgcaccaccaccaccaccaccaccaccacccgcaccaccaccaccaccaccccccgcagCCGCCgtcgccgctgctgctgctgcccccgCAGCCCGACGAGCCGGGCCCCGAGCGCCACCAcccgggcccgccgccgccgccgccgccgccgcccccgctgACCCTGCAGCCGCACCACCGAGGCCTCCTGTCCCCCGGGGGCACCAGCTGCAGCTACCCCAGCGAGGACAGCTCCGAGGACGAGGACGAcgaggaggagcaggaggtggACGTGGACGTGGAGGGCCACAAGCCCCCCGAGGgcgaagaagaggaggaaggtcGCGACCCCGACGACGAGGAGGAGGAAGACGAGGAGGCGGGGGTCCTGCTCGGGGACCCCCTAGTCGGGGGCGGCCGGTACCTCCAGGGCCGGGGGCTGTCAGAGAAGGGGAGCAGCCGGGACCGCGCGCCGGCCGCGCCGGGCGCTTTCCCGCTCGCCCTGAACTCGTCCCGGCTGCTGCCGGAGGACGGGAAGCTGGGGGACCCCGGCGGCTCcgacctgcccccgcccccgcccccgcccccgcccccgcccccggcctcgcAGAAAGcaagcggcggcggcggcggcagcccGGGCACGGGCAGCCCGGTCCACCATCCATCACTGGAGGAGCAGCCCTCCTACAAAGAT AATCAGAAAGCTAAGGAAAATAACCAAGTTATTTTACCTACAAAGGACGACAGCAACTTttcag ACAAGAACAAGGAGCATAGCTTTTTCATCACAGACTCTGATGCTTCTGGAGGAGATTTTTGGAGAGAAAGATCAG gtgaacaCACGCAAGAGACAAATTCacctcattcactcaaaaaggATGTTGAAAATATGGGGAAAG aaGAACTTCAGAaggttttatttgaacaaatagaTTTACGGAGACGACTAGAACAAGAATTCCAAGTGTTAAAAGGAAATACGTCTTTCCCAGTATTCA ATAATTTTCAGGATCAGATGAAGAGGGAACTAGCCTACCGAGAAGAAATGGTGCAACAGTTACAAATT ATCCCCTATGCAGCAAGCTTGATCAGGAAAGAAAAGCTTGGTGCCCATCTCAGCAAAAGCTAA